In a single window of the Pseudomonas entomophila genome:
- a CDS encoding YebC/PmpR family DNA-binding transcriptional regulator gives MGAQWKAKHRETAANAKGKIMGKLAKEIQIAAKSGADPDMNPRLRLAIVQAKKASMTRETLERAIKKGAGLDGEAVQYHAVSYEGFAPHQVPLIVECLTDNVNRTVAQIRVLFRKGQLGASGSVAWDFNHVGLIEATPEGDADPEMAAIEAGAQDFEEGEEEGSTLFITDTTDLDAVQKALPEHGFTVTSAKIGYTPKNPVSAASLSAEALQEVEAFLEAIDENEDVQNVYVGLTD, from the coding sequence ATGGGCGCACAGTGGAAAGCCAAGCATAGAGAAACGGCGGCCAACGCCAAGGGCAAGATCATGGGCAAGCTGGCCAAGGAGATCCAGATCGCCGCCAAGTCCGGCGCCGATCCGGACATGAACCCACGCCTGCGCCTGGCCATCGTCCAGGCCAAGAAAGCCTCGATGACCCGTGAGACCCTGGAGCGTGCGATCAAGAAAGGCGCTGGCCTGGACGGCGAGGCCGTGCAGTACCATGCCGTCAGCTACGAAGGCTTCGCCCCGCACCAGGTGCCGCTGATCGTCGAGTGCCTGACCGACAACGTCAACCGTACCGTGGCCCAGATCCGCGTGCTGTTCCGCAAGGGCCAGCTGGGGGCCAGCGGTTCGGTGGCCTGGGACTTCAACCATGTCGGCCTGATCGAGGCCACCCCGGAAGGTGACGCCGACCCGGAAATGGCGGCCATCGAAGCCGGTGCCCAGGACTTCGAGGAAGGCGAGGAAGAGGGTTCGACCCTGTTCATCACCGACACCACCGACCTGGACGCGGTGCAGAAGGCCCTGCCGGAGCACGGCTTCACCGTGACGTCGGCGAAGATCGGCTACACCCCGAAGAACCCGGTCAGTGCCGCCAGCCTGAGCGCCGAGGCGCTTCAAGAGGTCGAAGCGTTCCTCGAGGCGATCGACGAGAACGAAGACGTGCAGAACGTCTATGTCGGCCTGACCGACTGA
- a CDS encoding DOPA decarboxylase has translation MTPEQFRQYGHQLIDLIADYRQSVAERPVMAQVEPGYLKAALPGVAPQQAEPFEAILKDVDQLLMPGLSHWQHPDFYGYFPSNGTLSSVLGDFLSTGLGVLGLSWQSSPALSELEETTLDWLRQLLGLSSQWSGVIQDTASTSTLVALICARERTTDYALVRGGLQAQAKPLVVYVSAHAHSSVDKAALLAGFGRDNIRLIPTDEQFAMQPEALRAAIDKDLAAGNQPCAVVATTGTTTTTALDPLRAIGEIAQANQLWLHVDSAMAGSAMILPECRWMWDGIELADSVVVNAHKWLGVAFDCSIYYVRDPQHLIRVMSTNPSYLQSAVDGEVKNLRDWGIPLGRRFRALKLWFMLRSEGVENLQQRLRRDLDNARWLAEQVQASGEWELLAPVQLQTLCIRHRPAGLDGEALDAHTRGWADRLNASGDAYVTPATLEGRWMVRVSVGALPTEREHVQRLWQCLQAVVA, from the coding sequence GTGACCCCCGAACAATTCCGCCAGTACGGCCACCAACTGATCGACCTGATCGCCGACTACCGCCAGAGCGTCGCCGAGCGCCCGGTCATGGCCCAGGTCGAGCCTGGCTATCTCAAAGCCGCCTTGCCCGGCGTGGCGCCGCAGCAGGCTGAACCCTTCGAGGCGATCCTGAAGGATGTCGACCAGCTGCTGATGCCTGGCCTGTCCCATTGGCAACATCCCGACTTCTACGGTTACTTCCCCTCCAACGGCACGCTGTCGTCGGTGCTGGGTGATTTCCTCAGCACCGGCCTTGGCGTGCTTGGCCTGTCGTGGCAGTCCAGCCCGGCCCTGAGCGAGCTGGAGGAAACCACCCTCGACTGGCTGCGCCAACTGCTGGGGCTGTCCAGCCAGTGGAGCGGGGTCATCCAGGACACCGCCTCGACCAGCACCCTGGTGGCGCTGATCTGCGCCCGTGAGCGGACCACCGACTATGCCCTGGTGCGTGGCGGCCTGCAGGCCCAGGCCAAGCCTCTGGTGGTCTACGTCAGCGCCCACGCCCACAGCTCGGTGGACAAGGCCGCGCTGCTGGCCGGTTTCGGCCGCGACAACATTCGCTTGATCCCCACCGACGAACAGTTCGCCATGCAGCCCGAAGCGCTGCGAGCGGCCATCGACAAGGACCTGGCCGCCGGCAACCAGCCTTGCGCCGTGGTCGCCACCACCGGCACCACCACCACCACCGCGCTCGACCCGCTGCGCGCGATCGGCGAGATCGCCCAGGCCAACCAGCTGTGGCTGCATGTCGACTCGGCCATGGCCGGCTCGGCGATGATCCTGCCGGAATGCCGCTGGATGTGGGACGGTATCGAACTGGCCGATTCGGTGGTGGTCAATGCCCACAAGTGGCTGGGCGTGGCGTTCGACTGCTCGATCTACTACGTGCGCGACCCGCAGCACCTGATCCGGGTGATGAGCACCAACCCCAGCTACCTGCAATCGGCCGTCGATGGCGAGGTGAAGAACCTGCGCGACTGGGGCATCCCGTTGGGGCGCCGGTTCCGCGCGTTGAAGCTGTGGTTCATGCTCCGTAGCGAGGGCGTGGAAAACCTGCAGCAACGCCTGCGGCGCGACCTGGACAACGCCCGCTGGCTGGCCGAGCAGGTGCAGGCGTCGGGTGAGTGGGAGTTGCTGGCGCCGGTGCAGTTGCAGACCCTGTGCATTCGTCATCGCCCAGCCGGGCTGGACGGTGAGGCGCTGGATGCCCATACCCGTGGCTGGGCGGATCGCTTGAATGCCTCGGGTGACGCCTATGTGACGCCCGCTACCCTGGAAGGGCGCTGGATGGTGCGGGTCTCTGTCGGTGCGCTGCCGACCGAGCGCGAGCATGTGCAACGCCTGTGGCAGTGCCTGCAAGCCGTTGTGGCCTGA
- a CDS encoding LysR family transcriptional regulator, protein MNPTFASLSLAHLRTLDCLLHLKNLSHAAERLGCSQSALSRQLALLREAFDDPLLVRQGRGYVLSEHAEALVEPLRQVLDELNALRQPAAFDPARCERRFCLAASDYVAEHMLPLLVAALEREAPGVSLEYRTWQAGQYALLASGEIDLATTLFDESPANLHGRLLGEDRAVCLMRHDHPLTLHAELSQGDYLAFKHVRVSGGGDKDSFIDRHLRAQGAQRRISLEVPFFSAMVQVVANGQALATVPEHIATQLARLHGLAWRPLGFITHTQRYWVVWHQRLQASAEHRWLRNRVYELWRQSQFGVQGGHAPLP, encoded by the coding sequence ATGAACCCCACCTTCGCCTCCCTCAGCCTCGCCCACCTGCGCACCCTCGACTGCCTCCTGCATCTGAAGAACCTCAGCCACGCCGCCGAGCGCCTAGGCTGCAGCCAGTCCGCGCTCAGCCGCCAATTGGCCCTCCTGCGCGAGGCCTTCGACGACCCGTTGCTGGTGCGTCAGGGCCGTGGTTACGTACTCAGCGAGCACGCCGAGGCATTGGTCGAACCGCTACGGCAGGTGCTGGACGAACTCAACGCCCTGCGCCAACCCGCCGCCTTCGACCCGGCCCGTTGCGAGCGGCGTTTCTGCCTGGCGGCGTCGGACTATGTGGCCGAGCACATGCTGCCGTTGCTGGTGGCGGCATTGGAGCGCGAGGCACCTGGGGTGTCGCTGGAGTACCGCACCTGGCAGGCCGGGCAATACGCCTTGCTGGCCAGTGGCGAGATCGATCTGGCCACCACGCTGTTCGACGAGTCGCCAGCCAACCTGCACGGCCGCCTGCTCGGTGAGGACCGTGCGGTGTGCCTGATGCGGCATGACCATCCACTGACCTTGCACGCTGAACTCAGCCAGGGTGACTACCTGGCGTTCAAGCATGTGCGGGTGTCCGGTGGCGGCGACAAGGACAGCTTCATCGACCGCCACCTTCGCGCCCAGGGCGCGCAACGGCGGATCAGCCTGGAGGTGCCGTTCTTCAGCGCCATGGTCCAGGTGGTCGCTAACGGCCAGGCGCTGGCCACGGTGCCCGAGCATATCGCCACGCAATTGGCGCGGTTGCATGGCCTGGCCTGGCGGCCGCTGGGCTTCATCACGCACACCCAGCGCTACTGGGTGGTCTGGCATCAGCGCCTGCAGGCTTCGGCCGAGCACCGTTGGTTGCGCAACCGGGTGTACGAGCTGTGGCGCCAGTCGCAGTTCGGTGTGCAGGGCGGGCATGCGCCTTTGCCATAG
- a CDS encoding ATPase has translation MKTGMLAALLALFATIAGCATPASQQQTPPYGHFYSATERSSVTLNHGQHVAVLLGRNAAATLDYLQRHRDQAVPGTAKGTPVATLGGSQAYAWLAQSLAQTFAEVTFYDDLDTLLADRPDVIVLLDARSQLASPGSEAILASVVARFFDEQLTYIGRAEGVASKQAKRVDLARQLDEEQAVQADALKQFDASLKLLMQGSV, from the coding sequence ATGAAAACCGGCATGCTCGCCGCCCTGCTGGCCCTGTTCGCCACGATCGCTGGCTGTGCGACGCCTGCCAGCCAGCAACAAACACCACCCTACGGGCACTTCTACTCGGCCACCGAGCGCTCCAGCGTCACCCTGAACCACGGCCAGCATGTGGCGGTGTTGCTGGGGCGTAACGCCGCCGCGACCCTGGACTACCTGCAACGTCACCGTGACCAGGCCGTGCCGGGCACGGCCAAAGGCACACCGGTCGCCACCCTGGGGGGTAGCCAGGCCTACGCATGGCTGGCGCAATCGCTCGCCCAGACCTTCGCCGAAGTCACGTTCTACGACGACCTGGACACCCTGCTCGCCGACCGTCCGGATGTGATCGTGCTGCTCGACGCCCGCAGCCAGCTCGCCAGCCCCGGCAGCGAAGCTATTCTGGCCAGCGTGGTGGCGCGGTTCTTCGATGAGCAACTGACCTACATCGGCCGCGCCGAAGGAGTGGCGAGCAAGCAGGCCAAGAGGGTCGACCTGGCGCGCCAGCTGGATGAAGAGCAAGCCGTGCAGGCCGATGCGCTGAAACAGTTCGACGCCTCGCTCAAATTGCTGATGCAAGGATCGGTGTAG